TTCTTCCTTACTATGTATTGTATTGGATCTATATACCGCTGATTCCATCCAGTCCACTCATTTCATTTAAGACTTGGAATTAGAatcccttttcattttttcaatcATTGATAAGAACTAATAAATAACTCAAGTTTCATTCAAATGaatcatttttaggtttataCTACACTTATATTTGAGAAACATACTTGCCCCATTAGCATGCATATAACGGAGCAACCAGCCCCCTTCAACATCTCTCATAACGTGTTCTACATTGTTGAAAGCTAGATCCACAtgaagtattattattattttaaaaagttttaattaaaaatgacacaattattaactaaataaataaataaacatgcaaTAATATTCTTATAGTCCGTGTGGATTGAAAGGGAGGAAGaggaagtagagtagagtagagtagattgatccaaaatttgtttattttcagtcaactctactctactccccatcattttcttcttcctccctTCAAGTGCTTCTTGTTTTTTATTAGAGTTACCACCAAACAagtttaacaatatatataatttttaaatgttaatataataagaaaaattaagggTTGTAAAACTTCCACACTTAAGAATGTGGATAGCTATTTTTAaacctaaccaaaaaaaaaaaaaaccccaataaATTGAAAAGGAGAGGATTACAAATTTTTGTGTGGGGCTCaatcttaaatcttaaaaagggaaagaatagacatttttttttagtgtttttaagACCACAACTCTTGACTACAACTTTTTTGTGATAGACTACAAATGATTGTCTATCACTTACACAtaaacttatcatttttttttagattttactaATGCGTGTTAGAATgttatatattaataaactattttaagaaattttttatgagcaattgaaaacacaaacttttttgtcaactcttcataaatttttttttctaaaattgattgatgatgtGTGCCTAACCCTTCTTTGTCACTTTtcgtaataatttttttttccaaaagaataataaaaagatttgaTCATTGTTGTTCAGAACAAAAATCAAACCGAATGTTCTTATTCGACTCcatacaactaaaaataaactaaaaaaaaaaaaaatcttaacaagAATCTACTTTTTTCCATCCTCTGAAAGATTACGCAGACATAAAAGCTCACATCACAACCGTCCATTCCATCATCCAAATCAAAATCTCCTGACATTGAATCTCCACCGTCCGATCCACTcccactatatatataaaaccctcaaaccccctttcctttttctcttcgctatcaacaaacaaaccaaaaccaaaacgcaaacgcaaacCCAAATCCTTCGAACAAACACACCGCGAAAAAGCACGCAGACAATGGCGGCAACAGTGTCTCCATGGGCCAAACCAGGCGCGTGGGCTCTAGACGCCGAGCAACACGACGAGGAAGAGCTTCTccaacagcagcagcagcagctgaaTTCCGCGATTCACGCCGAGCCGCTCGCGGATTTTCCTTCGCTTTCGGCGGCGGCGGCTTCGGCTCCGGCCAagtcgaagaagaagaagggtcaGACTCTGTCTTTGGCGGAGTTCAGTACTTACAAGCCGGGCCAAGCTCAGCAAAAGCAGTCTCAGCAGCAGCCGAAGGGTTTGACGACTGAGGAACTTTTGGCTCTCCCTACTGGACCGCGCCAGCGGACCGAGGAAGAAATCGAGCGCGATCGAACCCGGCTCGGCGGCGGCTTCAGATCTTATGGCTCGAGTAACGGGGACTCGGGTTCTCGCTGGGGGTCTTCTAGGGTTTCCGATGAGGGGAGGAGGAATCGGGAGTCGAATCGGGAGCCGTTGGGGCCGTCTCGGGCTGATGAGACCGACGATTGGGGCGCCGCGAAGAAAACTTCGATCGGAGCCAACGGTTTCGATCGGAGGGagagaggaggaggagagagagggggagagagaggGGGTTTCTTCAATTCGCAGTCGCGGGCGGATGATTCGAACAATTGGGGGTCGAGCAAGGCGTTTGTGCCGACGGAGGGGCGGAGGTTTAGCTCGGAGAGGAAGGTGGTGGGGTTTGCCTCTAATGGCGGCGCCGATTCGTCGGAGAATTGGGGGAGGAACAAGAAGGAGGAGAGTGTGGCTGCTGGTGGTGATAGGCCGAGGCTGAATTTGCAGCCGAGGACTTTACCTGTTGTGAATGTTGAGAAGCAGCAGGAGGGAGAGGAGACGGAGTCTAAGGTTTTTGTACCGGTGGCGGCTGCGCCGCGTTCTGTGAATCCGTTTGGGGCGGCGAGGCCGAGGGAGGATGTGCTGGCGGAGAAAGGGCAGGATTGGAAGAAGATTGATGAGCAACTGGAGGCTGTGAAGATTAAGGAGACTGCGCCGGAGAAGTTGGACAGGAGGAGGTCGTTCGGGCTTGGGAGTGGTCGGGGGGAGGATCGGACTGAGAGGACTTGGAGGAAGCCGGATTCACCGGTGGAGAGTCGTCCCCAGAGGTTTGTTGAATTAGCTGTATTGGTTTAGTTCATTGGATTGTGAAAGATTGTTACTTTGTTTGGTTTCTGATGCATACtggtttttatttaattgttttgaaTTATGTGAATGAAATAGCTTTTTGGGTACTGCTTGTTTACTGTTTGATTGGTGGAAGTATTGTTTTCCAGCTCAGTTAGCTTGAGAAAGTATTAGTTTCATCTGCTCTAGTAgttcttgagagagagagagagagagagagagagagagagagagagagagagaggaggctGATGAGCTTTGGCTCAAGTGGTGCTTCCTTCTCCCATAAGAATGGGTGGAGGTTAAGGTTGCGGTTGTGGGTTCAAATCCTGTGTTTGTAACTTACAGCACCTACAACCAAGACTTAGTCCCAACACTTTGGTGTCAGCCATAGATGTGAATAGACTAATCACGGTCGCTACATGTATTCTTTCCTGCCATTATGTTCTATTCAAAGTCATCCTCTCTATCATGTACTTAATTGTTCGCAGAAGGAGGTTATGTGAATTATTAAAGAGAGTTGGTTCTTGCATTCTGATATAGTTGCAGGTTTATTCCACACCCACCCCCCCCTTGGTTCCTGTTTGTCAGAACATTTAGTGACTACCTTGAAGCAATGTGAGGAGAGCCTCTAGGGTTTTGGTGAACCAAAGTTTGAGGGATAAGATGCTATTGTATGCGAAAAGTACAACATGTGATGTTCATGAATTTATTATCTTGAAGATTGACATGTCGTCTGTTGTATTAGACATGTTTGTGTTTTGACTATGCTTGCTGTCACTTAGGTGCTGCTGATTGCTTTCTAGTGTCAACAGTCAGAAATCGTGCACCTTTTTTAGTTCAATGGTTTTTGATGCTAACTCTGGTTCGGGAATCTTATTACGTTTTTAAACCTGCTCTCTTATGAATGCATTGCATTTGATTAACGGACCATGCTTTCACTGCTTCTTGAGACATTTGACGCATGTTGGTAACATGATGAGGTATGGAGACATGAATGGACTAAATCTTTGTATTGTAGAGGGTGAAAATTGTAGGCTGTATGGGTTGGTCGTAATGTGAAACAAAATATTCATTGCTTTCAACATACGTGCTGTGTCTTTTGAGCTATTGCCTATTGTGTCTTCTTGTCAACTGATACACCATTGCTGCATGAAAGATGGTTGATCTACTTTTCAGCTATGAACCTGTGTTTTTGGCCCTTTGAGACACCTCTTTACGTTGATCCTTACATATTCACATGCATACAGATTGGAAGTATTTAAATTTCTGCTCTAAACTGAAAGTTTCTTTGGAGAACCTCACAAGATTCATGAGTATAAGAAGTTGATGTCTTATATGTTGGTTGGTTTTTTGCCCACTGAAAATTGCGGAGTGTTGTAATTGTTTCTGATTTTGATGTAGCAGGAAAAAGTAGGACAGGCTTTGGACAACCTTGCTCGTGACATCTATGCAAATATGCAATATATTATGCATGGCCATTtccctctctatctctctctctgtctctcccCCCCCCCTTCTAATACATATGTCAAGTGTGAGAGATATTACCGCATTAAATGCATGTAACTAGAAAACTAGGGAATATCTATTCATGGTTTTCAGAAGATTAAGTTATTGAGCTTGCTCCATATTGCTTTCATTACATATTTGCTGCAACCTGATGActaattttactttattattaatttgttttcttttgggtGCAGTGCTGAGAAAATTGAGAATGGTGAGAATGTTGAGAATGGCGAGAATGTTGAGAATGGTGTCGGTGAAGAAAATTGAGGTGATCTTACATGCGATGCTGTAGTTTGACAGAGACACTGAAATTGTGAGAAGCTTTTGGTTAATGAGatgctttattttttcttaggTTAATTTGTATCCTGTTTTTGGGTGTTCTGCCGTGAATGTCACTGTTGAACAGTATGGAGACAATTTTGGTAGGCTTTTTAAAGTACTGACATTAGTTTGGCCTAAATGGCTTTGTTTGTAGTAGGTTTTGCAACTCAGATCCATCTGTgttattcaaattattatttacaattaaattttgttCTCGTATGTTAATCACGTGTGTGGATTTCGGTTCAGTTGTTTTGAAACAGTGACTAAATAAATTAAGAGATTATACGTGTGTTACGTATGGATGTTATCCCTTTAAGTGTTACTACTGTTTATgagcattttattttgtttattacacTTTGTAGAAGAAATTGTCCTATTTTTATGCTATGAGAATTGAGAATTGGAATTGGTCATAACCAGTTCCTCTTCTTGGGGAGTCGTTCTTTAACTAAAATCTATTATGGATGATCTTTCAGTGGGAAAGAAGGGACTTTGAATTTTAGGAGCAGCTCCTCGCTGGTAGCGTTTTTATGGCGCCGCATAGCGATACTTTCACTTGTCCCATGGGCCACATGGTGGTTTGGATGTTGAACTTGGATTAGGCTGTCCTAAGATGGATCAATTTTACTTGGAATGAAAGGCATGCTTGGCCCATGAGAACTCCCAACTTTACAAACCAGCCTTTCACAAATGATACAGCTCAAAGTTAAAAGGACGTCGTAATTTGTGTATGTTTATAGGGAGAAGTGAGTGTTAGAAGTTTTAGCGTAAGAGATGGTTAAATTAccatttattgaaatttaagttgtttacATGTagatgtatttttatgttttttttttttttttttttttaaatttttaaaggaaagaaacataaaattggaacaaaattatatatttagccATATTTTTATCAAAGATATGTTACGGAACTCTAACTGAACTAATATTAGGTggataaaatgtcaaatttcgtATCACATGTAGGCAGTCAACTCATCggtgggtaaattgtaatttactttagaagttttatagtttaatggacactttttagtatttttaataaaaatattattactgAAATCCTTTCCAGTACTAGCTATTGAATTACACTCCTAAGTATTgaattacacaaaaaaaaagaagaaggaaattacacaaaaaaagggaaaaaaaaaagtgttgagaTTCTTTTACATAGTTTGCGGTAATTATCAGAAATCTGATCGAACCGAAATAGCTGTTAGGTGGAAGGAACAAGCCAGCTGTTGGCTGGTATGTACTGTACACAGATTGTGGTTCAAGTGAACCCCCATGAATTGCTGGTAGAGGCATTATTATAGATTCCAATGGAAGTTAATGGGTTTTCAAGAATCTTCAGCATAAAGGAAAAAGGTTTGCAAGAATCATCGGGACCACCACCAGTGTGAAAGCTGAGCTACGGAGGCAATGGTTTGCATTTAGTCATTCAACTTGACGCTGAAGACGCGGAGATTGAGCAGAAGTTGTGGTTGATATAATTACATTCTCTCATTATGGTTTTGGAGGAGATCTTGAATAGATTTTTCCGCCATTAAATCAGCCACACTTATTACTGTACATATCGCAcactacaagtataaatacttgtgaggTGTAGGGGGTAAGGGCCGAAGTTCAAGTTTTTAAGAAAGACCTTCATATACCTATACACTTAAATAagactagagtaaaatttctatttaaaaaaaaaagaaaaaaagaagatcaGTCACACCTATGAAAAGTGAATAAGTGCATGAAATTTGTATGGGTGGTACctcacaaagaaaaaagaaaaaagaaaaaagaaaaaaaactcataaaagaGAAGCATTTGGTTTTCTTCAAGGAAAATATATCTCTAAAGTTAATAATATTTTggataaattatatttcaattcttagagttttgggtagaaTTCACTTAAACCTTAAGCTCTCAACTAGTTTCAtttaaacctcaaattttttttttaattgcaaccATTTAAACCTTTTGTTGCTATCCTTCTAATGTTGTTTGAGCACACATGACACAAATAtgtttaaatgaaatttatctAAACCTATAAGGTTTAAATATGTACGATATTCCTTCTCCTTGAGTAGCTACTAGCTAGTACCACAAATTTGCTTCTCTTCCAAAATAATAACCAGCCAAAGAAATTGTTTCTTtatgtgaaataaaataaaacttagtTTTAGAGTGATTTGTTTTGAACAAAGTATTTAATTTGGCCTAGTTTGGCCAATGAGAAGTCATGATTCATTCAGATCTATGAATCTTCAACTCGATCACAATCTTGGCTCTGTATGTTGATCAATACTAGTTTGGCCATTAGAATATTAATTTTCAACTTGATCACGAGCTCAACTACCTGCAAGTTGATCAAATTGAGCAATCAATATGGACTCTATATCCTTGCACCTCCTTAAGAATGTTTTGCCATAAACTAAAAATACACTTAATATATTTTGTGTACTTGTCATAGGAAATTGTAAAGCATAATTTTTGCCGAAACAAATAGATTATTGAGTTGTTTTATGGTTCCATTAATGAATCTCCTAACTTATACGATAGAGAATTTAAATGGACTTGGAAAGTCCAACGACACTTACAAAacacataattttataatttgtcgGCTAAGTTGTGATTGGCGTGTGTAAATTTGTGTTTGTGGTAAACATACGTGAAAATGATATTAGATCAATTACAACTTACTACCTTaacatgttttgaaaaaaatgtggATATAGCATagctcatttttttaaatttatcttgGATACCAATTTATGTTCACAAGGACACGAGAATGGTCCCACATAGAAGGACCCAAAATGAAGTTTGAGTCTCATTATATATATCTGAGCATGTGCAATGTAGTTGAAAAGAGAGGTTATGGGGAATGGATTGTAGCACATGAGCACATCTTTGATCTCTCTAGCTAGCTAGGCTTTTCATCAATGCTTACTCCTACTTTGATGGCCAACTAATACCGCTACCTAAAGCGTCAAGTATTACGGCTATACAGCTGCCCACGTCTTGAACATATGAAAATGAGCACTGCCTTGAAGGAGTTAGGTGCGACACACTTCACAGTTCACAGTTCACACACCTTGCCATTTTCACCCTCACAGGCAGGGGCGGAACTACCCTTGGACGGTTGGACCGGGGGggctaatttaaaaaaaaaaaaaaatatatgtattaattttaggaattttgttctataaaattacattttatttcccttcaacaatatcattgattcttttaagactAATGTTAtatttacaaacttttttataacatttttacaaacttttttggcagcaaatttttattgattcgCATATGGACATACcactcacatcatttttttacttaccaataaccatTTATTACAtaagtaatttataaaaaacttatagcattttcctcattttagtgaccataaaaaatttatagatctaaaatctaaaacaaaatatacaagccaaaaaaaaaaaaaaaaggctcaacaacaaaaattacgagtaaaattaaaaaaaaaattaagctcaattaactaattttatccaaaataaataaccttgccctttaaaaaaaattataaacaaaaataattttgttcttacctacaaaaaaaaaaaaaaaaaaattttagcagCTAAGTATCAGAATCAGAGGTTGAAATCACTGCACACAGTCAACAGTAAAACCGCCCCCCTAACCCAAAGTTCTGGCTCTGCCCCTGCTCACAAGTCACATCTTTTTGTTGACTTGATAATAAATCATTTAATGGGCATGCCTAATGTGTCAAGAATTAGCTAGGTTTACAAGAATTGATGGAATTTAAGGCTGTGGATATATGCTGCGTCACTCCCTACTAATATTTATGCTTTCTTAGCATAGATGAGTTTTGATAAGTAGTAATAAGATGAccttagggcatttgttaatatactattttaagaaagtttggatatcatttttatgtgacataaaaatctattaaaaaaattagttattttattttccataaatgtttctaaaaatattttttaaactaatggGACATTGCTTTAACTTTTCCCtcaatttttttgagttatgtTAACGGATGCATTTAAAGCAtttgttaataataatttttggaaaattttaatattactttaatgagaaatataaaaagatataaaaaaatttgtttattttttttatttgtctttaaaatgtttttaaaaatatttcataaactaATACAGGTATCCcttaatttttctcaattttaataagCATAGAGTTAACGTGGTATGTGTTTTTCCATTTATGTATAGTTGGACTTTATTTTCCTTGTaaagagtaaaaataatatttaatactaGCATATTTGATTCACTTTATGCTATGTTTTTTGATCACCCCAACAAATATACTCAGGGTATTAGAAGCTGGCATtcaatggagtttttttttaacaattatatcTGTAGGGCCATGTGTGGTCCGTCCACTCCTTGATCATAAATTTGTCAATCTCTTTCAGACCAGTGTCGGTTCGTGAtcagaaagaaattaaattttgttatcgTTAACTTTTACTCATTGAGTACATTATTGATTTGGCATTTCTTTGCGGTAAAAATTAAGATATTGATATTGGTTAAATCGTATTTCATGATCTCAATACCTTGCGGGTCATAGACATTAAATGCAAGGTGGAAATAGAAAGAAACAACTATTGTTTGGCATGCTACGTTACTAATAATGTGAACTAGTTTAAACACATTttcatacattttaaataacattacatatatatctattttctacacgctttttcatccacacgtatatcaaaaacacccaaataaCATAACTTAAACTACTCTCTCAAACACCCTCCTTAGTATTGACAAGGGTGCTATATCAATGAAGAATGACTACAAAATACAGGACCTATCTTAGAGGTTTTAAATCGccaccaaaaaccctaaaattgTACCTACAGACCTatataaaaccctaaatctacACCTGTAGACCTATATAGGCTATAGCAGTGGTTCTAACTAGTGCGATTGCACTGTTGTAATAGGATATTGAATGATGCAACTTGAGATTCCATGTAATAGGATATTGGAGGTGGATGTATGTTGTTTCAATGAATGAGCATGCAAGTTTGAtatatgcttaataaattggTTACCATGTTAATAAGATTTGTTTGTGGCCCAGAAAGAGAGAGGTCTGGAAGGCAATAGAGAGATAATAATTCGTAAGAGGAAAATTGTTGTTTACATACATGTGAGTTATACAAAGGGTGGAAATACCATTACCACATGAATGAAAGGTAAAGAAATTGGGGAATTAATGTAACATAATTGGACCTAAACTTGTAAATTTAAGCTTTCGGTTAATCCACCCACTCccacttgttaaaaaaaaaaaaatctaaaaaaaaaatctctcttttgttgttgttgttgttgctgctgctctACAAGACTTCCTCCTTATTCCCAACCAATTGCCTTACTAGGTGCCAAATATTCAACCACTGCAATTAAAACCTAAAGAATTTTAAGTCTCCTCCCTACATAATCTGAAATCTCCATCATGTATCGATTACATAAAACCAACAGGATCTTCATGACAATAagtcataaaaattgaaaatagcaGACCAATTTCTATGGCATGCAACATCTTCAAGGCAAGTCTATTACCCCCAATTACTAATCTTAAATGAAGTTCCGTACTACTTACAGTTCCCTCTAGTTTCAGTAGTTTTCATTTCAAATTTCCACGCGTCATTAAATGTAGGCAGTTGAGAGTTGAATATAACTACATAAGTATCTCATACTAGTGCTCTTTATTTACATCTGACTGTTCTGTGTGTATTGGTCACATTCTGATAACACCAAGCCTTCTCTTTTTAACTCTATTTTGCTTCATGGTCTCCTTCCACAGTTTCTAAACCTTCATGGATTTGCTAGAGAAGCTCTTTTTCATAGGTATCCTCATTCTTGCTGCAGCCATTGATGGAGCTCAGTCAGATGCCACGGTCACTGGCACCGTCTTCTGTGACCAGTGCAAAGATGGCCAAAGGTCCCTCTTTGATTATCCCATTTATGGTGAGATCCACAGCCCCTACCTACAACATTCTTCATTTATGTTTGAGATATTCTCTCCTGTACAATATTGTAGCAtaaaatctcttttattttggCAGTTCCATATATTATACCCTTATTCAGTTAAACCAAGTCATCAATCTTGGATGGTATTAGAGGGCATACTTGTCATCTAATGCCATTTGGTggatggggcttggacatttgTTATGAGCCATTAAGTCCTCAATTGTGTAAGATTTCCCAATTGAGAAATAGTTCATGATTTACTTAAATAAAACTTAGGTGGTTGCATTGACAATACAATATAAATGGTATTATCTAAGGTCCTTTTGATACAACACACTCAAGGAATGTACTTAAATTTGACATTATGAATAATTTCTTGTTGACTTCCAAGTACACTTTAACAGTTTTAAccccaaataatatatatatatatatatatatatatatatatatatatatatatatatatatttcttgcttttggttttgtttttaagtgGTTGTGTTCCTTTTATGTTGTATTTATTAAAGAAGGGGCATATAACTTCTAGGAGACCATATATAACATAAGAATGTAATTTGAACTAAATAATACAGTTTGTTAAATGCAGGAATTAAAGTTACAGTTGCCTGTGCCAATAGTAATGGACAAGTCACAATGTCAAGGGAAGAGACTACAAATTGGTTTGGAAGCTATGCAATGAAGTTTGATGGTTCCCCGGACTTGAGTGGTTGTTATGCACAAGTATCTGGCAGTGGACAGGGTTCAACAGGTTGTGGTTCAGCTGCTGGACCTGCCCAAAATCTTAGACTCATGTTTAGGATGTTTGACATGGAAATGTATACAGTGGATCCTTTGCTTACTCAGCCTGCTCAGCCTATGTCATTTTGCCCAAGGTCAACTAACCCTGTGCCTGCACCGGTAACACCAGTGGTGTCTCCTCCGCCTTTCAAGCTTCCCCCAATGCCTGGACTGCCACCAATGCCTCCATTGCCATCATTGCCTCCATTGCCACCACTGCCTCCATTGCCGTCATTGCCTCCATTGCCACCACTGCCTCCAATGCCAACAATACCTTTCTCAGAAGCTTCAGCATGCCTACATGAGTAAGTTGACCACACTAAggcttttactttttaatctTTGGCAATACGTAAGGGAGAAGAATTTCAACCTCAGTTGTTTTTATGGGTGAATTATCattgaattacaaaacttttgacagcttatttttactagtAAGATATTACAACATAATTGCATTAATAGTACATAATTACATCATGCTTGTTTAACCCAACACGACACTTAGTCCTTTCCATTTTGTCATGCAAAAATGGACAAATATCCTTTTagatataattttgaaaaatgcaaaTTATATGTGGTATTACTttataacatatataaaaactaattttacaCTTGGGATTTCATGTCCACTTATATAtagatttaagaaaatttaatttttttattatcataaaatgaCCTTATTTTTGCAAGAAAGCTGACCAAGGTCTAAAGGTAAAACCTAGTTGCACAAAAATGCATCATATGTACAGTTATATACAACATCTCTCTTACATGATGTGGATCTCATAAGTCGTGGAGCCTCCACAATATGAGAGAAATACTGCATGTAACTAATAAATGACACACCAATTTTGTATGTACATGATAACTTACATATGCCCGGCTTCAAAGAGTATAACTACAGGTGTTTACCATGTACATGTGAGCACACGACAATTACCTTTGGTAAAATTCATGTGATAAAGAGATTTAAATATCTAAATCCGGCATCTCCCATTAGAAGCTAGAAGCCTAGAACCCACAAAGCAAATAATTGGACATGtgacttcctttttttttggattgaggACTAGTGAATTCGTAACATATATAGTAACATCTTCAGCGAACAAAAGTAATATAGTAGCATCACTTGAGAGCATCACGAGGAACTTGTCATATAAATTTTCTTCTAGTAATTAAGGACAATTGTTTGTTGTTAGTTGGCTAGGGCATTGCTCCTGGTCATAAATTTGTTCACTTTCAGATTGAATTGAACATTTCCATTTTATGAACCTATTACTTGCTAGTTAC
This portion of the Castanea sativa cultivar Marrone di Chiusa Pesio chromosome 7, ASM4071231v1 genome encodes:
- the LOC142643035 gene encoding eukaryotic translation initiation factor 4B3 yields the protein MAATVSPWAKPGAWALDAEQHDEEELLQQQQQQLNSAIHAEPLADFPSLSAAAASAPAKSKKKKGQTLSLAEFSTYKPGQAQQKQSQQQPKGLTTEELLALPTGPRQRTEEEIERDRTRLGGGFRSYGSSNGDSGSRWGSSRVSDEGRRNRESNREPLGPSRADETDDWGAAKKTSIGANGFDRRERGGGERGGERGGFFNSQSRADDSNNWGSSKAFVPTEGRRFSSERKVVGFASNGGADSSENWGRNKKEESVAAGGDRPRLNLQPRTLPVVNVEKQQEGEETESKVFVPVAAAPRSVNPFGAARPREDVLAEKGQDWKKIDEQLEAVKIKETAPEKLDRRRSFGLGSGRGEDRTERTWRKPDSPVESRPQSAEKIENGENVENGENVENGVGEEN
- the LOC142642815 gene encoding uncharacterized protein LOC142642815, encoding MDLLEKLFFIGILILAAAIDGAQSDATVTGTVFCDQCKDGQRSLFDYPIYGIKVTVACANSNGQVTMSREETTNWFGSYAMKFDGSPDLSGCYAQVSGSGQGSTGCGSAAGPAQNLRLMFRMFDMEMYTVDPLLTQPAQPMSFCPRSTNPVPAPVTPVVSPPPFKLPPMPGLPPMPPLPSLPPLPPLPPLPSLPPLPPLPPMPTIPFSEASACLHDNWTMPEYKCYWRAVNPDTKVAVAFGLLAARRYGTDMTLWQGLQGRGDPYRTLLREGTTAFLNSYNSLQFPYNAIGVIQRMNWALMGSNRNVLLTALRFRRANSGHGQVSCKFTPCK